The nucleotide window GCTTATCTAAAAAATTATACGGCCTCCTGCGTCTGAGAAACCCACCATACAGTGTGGGTGATGAATTAATAGTTCAGATCATCGAGATCAAACCACGCAGGGGAGAGGTTGACCTGGCCCCAGCTGCCATCAAAGGAACCTATGAACTGGTTAAACTCAAAAAACAGATGCCACGCACCAAGATTGCAGACTTAAATCCCAAAATTAAGGGAAGAAATGTATCTCTGGTAGGGGAAGTGGTGCAGATCCAGCAGACCAGCGGTCCCACCATCTTCACCATCTCCGATGAAACCGGTATCACCTGGGCAGCAGCCTTTGATGAACCAGGAGTAAGGGTCTACCCCAACATCAACATAGATAACATGGTGGAAGTACTGGGTGAAGTCTCCCTCCACGGGGGTAAGATCCAGATAGAATCCGAGAGCATTGAACGTCTCCATGGATCGGAAGCAACTGAAGCCAGGCAACGCATTGACGAAGCACTGGATAAACGTGCCGAACCTGAAAATACCGAGTTAATTCAGGAAGCACCCATAATCCAGAAATTAAGACCAAGACTGGTTAAGGCAGCTAAAGCCATCCGAAGGGCAGTTATGGATGGTCGCAGCATCCTGGTACGTCACCATGCAGATGCTGATGGAATTTGTGCCGGAGTGGCAGTTGAAAAAGCAGTCATACCACTCCTCCAGGAAATCAACCCATCCAACGATGCAGAATGGCACTACTTCCGCAGGTCACCCAGTAAAGCACCATTCTATGAAATAGAAGACGTGGTGAAGGATTTAAGCTTTGCCCTGGAAGACTTGGAACGCCATGGACAGAAACTACCCCTCCTGGTACTGTTAGATAACGGTTCCACCGAGGAAGATATTCTGGCCCTTTTAAAGGTTAAAATCTACGACATCGAAGTAGTGGTGGTGGATCACCACTACCCTGGAGAAGTCACCGATGGCCGGGTGGCAGTTGATGATTATGTGGATGTTCATGTGAACCCCTACCTGGAAGGGGGTGACAGTCAGGTCACAGCCGGTGCACTGGCAGTGGAACTGGCCCAGATGATCAACCCCGATGTAAAGGACCGCCTCCTGCACCTGCCGGGTATTGCAGCAGTGGGGGACCATGCACGCTCACCAGAAGCACAGTGGTACATTGATCTGGCAAAGGAAAAAGGATACGACCTGGAAGACCTGGACAGGATCGCCACAGCCATAGACTTCGAAGCATTTTTCCTGCGCTTCATGAACGGCCGGGGAATTATGGACACCATACTGGGACTGGGTAACAGGGAAAAACACACCAAACTGGTGGATGCACTCTACAAAGAGTCACAAAGACGTGTGGAATGGCAACTGGCAGCAGCCCTACCTAACCTTAAGACCCAGACCTTCCCCAATGGAATCATCTTCAGTGTCCTGGATGTGGAGAAGTTCGCCCATAAATTCACCTATCCTGCTCCCGGTAAGACCTGTGGATTCGTGCATGACTCCATGGTTCAGAAGTACGGTGAGGAAACACCCATCATCACCCTGGCTTACGGGCCTGACTTTGGAGTTATACGGGCCACTGATGCAGTTAACGAGATATTTGGGTTTAACCTCAACACCATAATTCAGGAACTTCTGGGCGAAATTCCAGAAGCAGGTATTGATGGTGGTGGCCATGAATGTGCCGGTAGTCTGAAATTCGTGGAAGGACTATCCAAAAAGGTCCTGCAGAGCTTTGCAGGAAAAGTTGCCGGCTTAAAAGCAGCATAATAACTCTGATTATCAGGGGATTTGTTTTATTTTTTTTCTCCTTCCTTAATTCTTTATTTCTCTTAAATTCTTTTTTTCCTTGAGTTTATAATTGTTTGAGTCTTTAATTTGTACTGAGTCCATAATTTTACTGAGTTTTTAATTGTATATTGTATTGAGTTTTAATTGACTGAGTTGATCATTGTCTATAATTTAAATTTCAAAATACTAATCAACCTTCATTTAACGTATAAGTATATCCCGTAGAGTATAGCCTATTAAAGCTATAATTAACCCAATAACGTTTTTAATTTTAGACTGTGATGTTATTCACTAAAAAACTTCTGAAGTTTATGCTTATGTGAATATGATTAATATTAGTGGATATTGAATTTTTAAAAAATTGTAAGAATTTTCCTGGATGGGGAATATTATGAAAGACGTGACAACAAATGATAAAAGATTATCCAGTGGAATTCCTGGTTTCGATGAGATATTAATGGGTGGATTCGTACCCCAACGTTCATATTTATTAAGAGGATTACCTGGAACTGGAAAAACAGCCCTGGGAATGCACTTTTTAACTGAAGGGGTGAAAAATAATGAGAAAGTACTCTTCATCAACATGGGTGAACCAACAGCCCAGATAATAAGTAATGCACAGAACATGGGCTTTAACACGGATGGTATTGACTTCCTGGATCTTAGTCCAGATGAGGGGTTTTTCGCAAATATGGAAGCCTATGATATATTTTCCCCGGCTGAAGTTGAACGGGAATCAACCACAGCCAAGATAACCGAAAAAATCCAATCTGTAAAACCGTTAAGGGTATTTTTAGACCCTATAACCCAGTTCAGATATCTTTCCACCGATGAGTTCCAGTTCAGAAAACAGGCACTATCTTTCCTTCGTTTTTTAATTGATAATGGAGCTACTGTGCTTTTCACCTCGGAATTCAGTGATCATGATCCTGATGATGATCTCCAGTTCATGTGTGATGGTATTATAAACCTTGATTTTTTCAAAGAAGGCCGCAGTATATCCGTCAGCAAATTCAGAGGTTCCGGGTTCCGATTCGGAGTCCATTCCATGCGTATTACTTCGGGTGGTGTTAAAATTTATCCTCGCCTGCGTTCAATTGTTCCAGAAAGAGAGTTTGTGCATGAAACCATATCTTCGGGTGTTCCAGAAATAGATGAACTCCTCCATGGAGGTATTGAAAGGGGCACCACCACCATAATCAGTGGACCCAGTGGAGTGGGTAAAACCACCATTGGTATCCAGTTTATGAAGGAAGCTGCAGGCAGGGGAGAACGTTCTGTTGTTTACACCTTTGAAGAGAGTGAAGATAACCTGATTAACCGCTGTGAATCCATTAACATACCGGTGAAAAGCATGATCAAAACAGGCATGCTTTCCGTGGTCCCGGTGGAGCCTTTACGTTACTCTCCAGAGGAATTTGCCCAGCTGGTTCGTAATGAAGTGGACTCTAATGCCTCTAAAATCGTGATGATCGACAGCACATCCGGTTACAAATTATCCCTCCGGGGGGAGGATCCAGTAAGCCATCTGCACGCACTGGCCAAATACCTGATCCGTATGGGAGTCACTGTCATTCTAATAAACGAGGTGGAAAACATCAGTGGAGATCTCAAAGTAACTGATATTGGCATCAGTTACCTGGCAGACAACATAGTATTCCTCAGATACTTTGAAACTAGTGGAGAACTCTTAAAATCTATTGGTGTTCTCAAAAAACGTTTAAGTGATTTTGAGAAAAGTATCCGTGAAGTTCGCATCACCCAGTATGGTATCCGGGTGGGCCCACCATTAAAGAATATTCATGGAATACTCAGTGGTACTCCAGAACGTATTGGAAATGGAGATAATAATCAGGATTGATTAAATGCCAGCAAAACCTCTAATACTGGCCCTGAATCACAACCAGAGAAACCTGGATATTCTTATCAAAATATTAGGAGAAGCAGGTTACGAAGTGGGGGGTGTTTCAAGCCCTGCAGAACTGGATAGGGAAGTTGATATTCGAGAGAACATAAACTTGGTACTGATAGATATATCTGGATTTAACCGGAACATCTGGGAATCATGTGAGCGTCTGAGAATTTTAGAAATACCTTTTTTGGTTTTAAGTCCCCACCATCATCAGGCCGTAGAAAAACAGAGTATGGTTTACGGTGCCAATGGATTTTTAGTCAAACCACTGGTGGTTAAGGAACTTTTACTACTGATTAAAAGTTTAATTGAGGAATAAAAATGGAAACCAGAGAAACTGTTTTAATATCTATGGTTAACCGTAAAAATAGTGAAATGGTTGGAGAACTCCTGGGAACAGATTATCAGATAGTATATGATCTATCCGAGATTCCGGATAGAGAAAATGGTTTAAGTCTTTTAATAATGGATCTACCTTCATGGGCAGCTCAAAAAGAGGAGATGAAACAGAGAAGGGAAAAAGAAAAACCACTCTTTCTCCCCTACCTCCTGGTCACGTCTTCCAGTGATCTTTTAAAGGTGCAGGGTGATGTTTGGGAGAGTTTTGACGAGGTTATTACGGTTCCAATCACCAAAATAGTTCTCCAATCCAGGGTCAAAGTCCTGCTACAGACTCGCCGGCTCTCGTTGCAGGTTAATCAGCTCCTGAAGGATAAGGAAATGCTCATGAAGGAGATCCACCACCGGGTTAAAAACAATCTCATGATAATAAGCAGTCTCCTGAACTTGCAATCAAGATATATCAAGGATGATGCAACCCGGGAAATTTTTAAGGAAAGCCAGACCCGTGCTCAGTCTATGGCACTTATTCATGAGCGTTTGTACAGATCAGGGGATCTAAAAAGCATTGCTTTTTCTGAGTATATCCGCTCTCTCACCAGGGATATTTTTAACACCTACAACACCAGCAGTGGAAGGATCCAGCTCCAGATGGATGTGCAGAATATAATGGTAGATGTTAACAGTGCAGTGCCACTGGGACTCATAATCAATGAACTGGTTACCAACAGTCTTAAATATGCATTTCCCAATGATCAGGAGGGAATTATCCGAATTCAATTCCATAAAGAGGGAGATGACTATCTGCTGGAAGTGGGGGATAATGGAGTTGGAATTCCAGACGACTTTGATATTCTAAAGAGTGATAGTCTGGGTATGTTACTGGTGAACAGTTTAACTTCTCAGATTCAGGGAGAACTGGAACTAAAACGTGAAAAAGGTACCACATTTATCATCCGATTTAGGGAAGACTTGTTCCAGGGATGATAAAATCGGGTTGGTATTCGTCAATGGTTTTTTTGAGGTCTAAACTGGGGATGAATAATAAATTTCAATTAATTTGGATAGGTGTTAATTTGATTAGGTGTTAATTTGATTAGGTGTTAATTTGATTAGGTGTTAATTTGATTAGGTGTTAATTTGATTAGGTGTTAATTTGATTAGGTGTTAATTTGGATTGTTGTCAATTAATTTGAATCAGTCATCTAAATTGCGTTTCATTTTTAAATTTATATTTTAATCTGCAGTAAACTGATGAATACTATCAGGATCCACTCACCATCCACCAGGATATCCATTTGTAAACGGTTTTTGTTACGTGAAAAATACAATATGTAGCTGTAGCCATAGATTATGCAGAATATCAGGGGTATGATCAGTATCTGAAATAATCCATAGACCATGGAAATGTGGACCATGATCAACAGAGTGGAATTGAGAACCAGGAGAAGTTTTATGGTGTGTAATTTACCCATAACCACGGGTATGGTCCGGGTTCCAGTTTCCCTATCCCCCTCCACATCCATAAGATCAAAGAGTACGGTGTTAATGAAACTTTTAATGAAGAATAAATAAAATATCAGCAGTATAACCATCGTATTAATATCATAACCTACTATGGGGAGAAATGTGTTACCCACAGTCCAGCTCAGGGCAACAATCAGGCTTTTCACCGCAAAAATGTCCTTTAACCTGGGAATTCTGGGGGTGATCTTTATACTGTATATCATACCCGCCAGTAATGGGAAAAGGAATATTAAAAGCACCTTCCATCCATATAATAATCCAATAATCACCGCCAGGACATAGGCTGAAACAATGGTGTATTTGAACAGTTTTTCATGGCTGGAGATGAGATCTGATCGTTCCGGAGCATTTAACTGGTCTGCTTCGGCATCTGTTATCTTGTTTATGCCGTAAACAGAGTAGATCACCAGAAAAGTAGACAATATTAAAGAATAAGAAAGGGGAGTTCCGTATAAATAAAAAGAAAAAGAAGTTTTTAAACAGCCATTGATGGCTATAAAAACTGAGCTCGATGTTAATATTATAAAGAAACGTTTTATTCGAAAAAAACGTTTGAAAAATTTAAAGTTCGAGTTTCTGAGCCTGGTCCCTATAATATTCAAATAGCTGGTTACCCCAGGTAACTGCGCCATGATCATCACTTATCAGATCTCTGGTGTTATCATAACCTCCATCTTCATGGAATAAACCCAGTGATAAATATTTGTTGGTAACAGTGAACGCAATTTTCACATCCGGTATAACCCAGAATTTGACCTTATCCTGCGACATGAAATTCTGGAGATACTCTAAATTCTCACTATCTATACCATCCATGGTCTGGTCGACTATATCCTGGGTAAGGATGAGTTCTACATCTATACCATGTTCAACCACTAATTTTTTGTAAATATCAATGTAATCGAAACGGAAAATAGGTGAAACACCTTTAATATACTCTGCTCCGGATATTATCTTCTGGTAGGTTTCATGTGGTTTGAAAATTTCCCCAGACTCGGATTCAATCAGTATGGAGTTGTGGAGATCCCCGATATTCTTTATTAATTCCGGGGGGATACAGCTCAGGTCATGTTTAATCCACAGCTTCTGAAATTTAGTAATAGCTGCATTGGTTTTTATGTTTTCAATGAGGTTGGTGGTTATGATCTCCCCCAGAGAAGTTAGAGCGTATTTTTCTTGTTTCTTTGTGGTTATTTTCCTTTTTTCAAGTTCACTGAGGTTGTGGGATAAAGTGGAACTGCTGATTCCTGTCTTTTTTTTCAGGTCGCTCATGTTTTGGAGACCTTCACTGAGACAGATTAAAATAGTTACTCTAACTGAAGAACTGGAAGTGTATCGCATGAGGTCTTTTGTTTCGGAATAGATATCAAGATAATTAACATTAATTTTAACTGCCCCCAATTTTTTATTATTATACAAATTGCTTATGAATACAAAATACTTGTATTTACAGATACTTGTATTCTAAATGCTGTATCCTAATTTATAATAGTCATATAAAAATGTTAATATTCACTAATATTTTTATGGGTAAGTACTAAATAAATTACATTTTACCAATGTAAATCCCATTTAAAATTAATATTATGAACTTTAGCTTATGTTCAACTTAATGGGGGGTTATTTTAAAAATTGTATGGTTAGAATGACTTTAATTTTTTATTTAAAATAGTATTGATGTTTAATTTCATTATGGGTGATTAAATTTTATTATTTTATTTTATTATTCCTTCCTTTTTTCAATTCCCCTTATTCCTTCCTTTTATTTATTCATCCTGTTCTTTCAGTTCCTGGTAATAATCACAGAGTTCCTGTAGGGGACATTCCTCATGTTTGGGGAATTGGGGTCGGCAGATGGTCTGTCCGAACTGGACCATCAAATCATTTAATTCAATCCAGTACTCCTTGGGAACTATTTTTTCCAGTTCTGCTTCAGTTTCTTCAGGGTGTTTGGTGTTAACCAGGCCCAGTCTGTTACTTATGCGGTGTACGTGCACATCCACTGGAATGGCTGGTTTCTGGAAACCGTAAACCAGTACGCAGTTGGCTGTTTTGCGTCCCACACCTGGTAGTTCCAGGAGGTTTTTCATATCATCCGGGACCTGGCCTTTGAATTTGTCAAGGAGCTTACGGGAAACTTCCACAATACGCTGGGCCTTAACATGGTAAAAACCTGCCGGACGGATCAGTGGCTCCAGGAGAGCTGGGTCTGCTTCAGCAATCTCATTAATGCTGTGGTACTCGGAAAAAAGTTGTGCCGAGGCCCGGTCTGTATTATCATCCCGTGTTCTCTGGGATAATATGGTCCTGATCAGAACCCGGTAAGGGTCTCCATCTTCAAACACCCGTAGATCGTACTGCTGCTGAAGACGTTCCATAATCAAGTCTACACGTTCATCTAAATTCATAACTGGTTCCCTTCTGGTGTTTAACAGTCGTTAAGAATGATTATAATAAATAACAATGTTTATAATAAATTTAAATGAAAATTATAGTTTAAACATGGATAATAGTTTTAAACTGGTTTTGTTTTTAGAAGAATTATAGTTTTAAACAGGGATTATAATGCATGAATGATTTTTTTCAACAAAAGTTTGTTTTAAACATGGATATTATTTTAAACAGAATTTCATGGTAAAACAATTAATAAAAATGTTAAGGTCGTTTTTTAAAGGTGTTATGTTGATAAAATAATTATTTATTTGAATTAACCAGTTCCAAAAGAGTTTCCACTCCTTCCATTACTCCCTCTCCTTCCTGGGCAATGGTGGGAATTACAGGGGCATCAGAATCTATCTCCAGATTACCAGATTTCAGATCCTGCTTATTGGCGAAAACAACGTAAGGAACCTGGAAACCGTTTAAACGTTCGAGAATTTCTAGGTCAGTGGATGTGACCCCGTTACTGTTATCCACTACTAGTATTGCTCCGTCTAAACCCTCTGAGAGGATCCTGCGCATGAAGCGGAAGCGTTCCTGACCAGGGGTTCCGAAGAAGTGCACTTTTTCACCATTTATCATGGTGTTACCATAGTCCAGAGCAGTGGTGGTTCCATTGTATTCAACTTTGGCCCTGTTGTTACAGATATGTTCTAAAGTAGTGGTTTTCCCAGAGTTATAGGTGCCCAGAACCACGATTTTGGTTTCCTTATTTTGTTTCATTTTAACCGCCTGCAAAAATATTTCCAGTGTTGCATGAATATTCAAATCTTTTTCATAATCAGTGCATAATACCTATCCCTTACACGTATCATTCTATTATCTTATTTAACAAGTATCTTTTATTAAACTATTCCCTTATCCACTCTGGTTATTCATATCTTATTCACTGGTTATTTCTATTTTAGAAATTGAAAAAGAGTAACTGTTTTTAGATGATTTTGATTGGGCATCCCAAACCTTCCATTACCTGGGGGAAATTGGGGAAAGATACCCTGTGAGCAGCTGCGCCTTTGATGCGCACTCCCCCTGTAAGGAGTCCTACCAGGGTGAGGGCCATAACCAGGCGATGATCATCGTGGCTTTTGACCACACCACCATGTGCTCCGCCATGGATAAGGAGACCATCCTGCTCTTCAGTAACATCTACTCCCAGTTTGGTTAATTCAAGGGCCATGGTATGCACTCGATCAGTTTCCTTAAACCGGGCGTGTTCCACTCCGGTTATATGTGATGTTCCCTGGGCCACTGCAGCCAGTGCAGCCACAGTAGGTAAGAGATCCGGTGAATTTTCCAGGTTAACATCTATTCCATTAAGATCACAGGTTGACTTAGTGGGTTTTGTCTGATCATCACTGGATGATAACTCATTAT belongs to uncultured Methanobacterium sp. and includes:
- a CDS encoding response regulator; protein product: MPAKPLILALNHNQRNLDILIKILGEAGYEVGGVSSPAELDREVDIRENINLVLIDISGFNRNIWESCERLRILEIPFLVLSPHHHQAVEKQSMVYGANGFLVKPLVVKELLLLIKSLIEE
- a CDS encoding UbiA family prenyltransferase: MAQLPGVTSYLNIIGTRLRNSNFKFFKRFFRIKRFFIILTSSSVFIAINGCLKTSFSFYLYGTPLSYSLILSTFLVIYSVYGINKITDAEADQLNAPERSDLISSHEKLFKYTIVSAYVLAVIIGLLYGWKVLLIFLFPLLAGMIYSIKITPRIPRLKDIFAVKSLIVALSWTVGNTFLPIVGYDINTMVILLIFYLFFIKSFINTVLFDLMDVEGDRETGTRTIPVVMGKLHTIKLLLVLNSTLLIMVHISMVYGLFQILIIPLIFCIIYGYSYILYFSRNKNRLQMDILVDGEWILIVFISLLQIKI
- a CDS encoding DHH family phosphoesterase, which produces MKKTCSQCKGKGRKVVSYKVCEACHGTGVSGEVDIKGHLKGLSGGARERFQLDEEQEVPCSVCSGKGEVEVTEECPECSGKGEINLCIKCGKHIEKGDYCEDCQDKSKVYILHPASEMSDLEVGEHYKGKITRVEDYGVFVSLSKKLYGLLRLRNPPYSVGDELIVQIIEIKPRRGEVDLAPAAIKGTYELVKLKKQMPRTKIADLNPKIKGRNVSLVGEVVQIQQTSGPTIFTISDETGITWAAAFDEPGVRVYPNINIDNMVEVLGEVSLHGGKIQIESESIERLHGSEATEARQRIDEALDKRAEPENTELIQEAPIIQKLRPRLVKAAKAIRRAVMDGRSILVRHHADADGICAGVAVEKAVIPLLQEINPSNDAEWHYFRRSPSKAPFYEIEDVVKDLSFALEDLERHGQKLPLLVLLDNGSTEEDILALLKVKIYDIEVVVVDHHYPGEVTDGRVAVDDYVDVHVNPYLEGGDSQVTAGALAVELAQMINPDVKDRLLHLPGIAAVGDHARSPEAQWYIDLAKEKGYDLEDLDRIATAIDFEAFFLRFMNGRGIMDTILGLGNREKHTKLVDALYKESQRRVEWQLAAALPNLKTQTFPNGIIFSVLDVEKFAHKFTYPAPGKTCGFVHDSMVQKYGEETPIITLAYGPDFGVIRATDAVNEIFGFNLNTIIQELLGEIPEAGIDGGGHECAGSLKFVEGLSKKVLQSFAGKVAGLKAA
- a CDS encoding ATPase domain-containing protein, which translates into the protein MKDVTTNDKRLSSGIPGFDEILMGGFVPQRSYLLRGLPGTGKTALGMHFLTEGVKNNEKVLFINMGEPTAQIISNAQNMGFNTDGIDFLDLSPDEGFFANMEAYDIFSPAEVERESTTAKITEKIQSVKPLRVFLDPITQFRYLSTDEFQFRKQALSFLRFLIDNGATVLFTSEFSDHDPDDDLQFMCDGIINLDFFKEGRSISVSKFRGSGFRFGVHSMRITSGGVKIYPRLRSIVPEREFVHETISSGVPEIDELLHGGIERGTTTIISGPSGVGKTTIGIQFMKEAAGRGERSVVYTFEESEDNLINRCESINIPVKSMIKTGMLSVVPVEPLRYSPEEFAQLVRNEVDSNASKIVMIDSTSGYKLSLRGEDPVSHLHALAKYLIRMGVTVILINEVENISGDLKVTDIGISYLADNIVFLRYFETSGELLKSIGVLKKRLSDFEKSIREVRITQYGIRVGPPLKNIHGILSGTPERIGNGDNNQD
- the nth gene encoding endonuclease III; this encodes MNLDERVDLIMERLQQQYDLRVFEDGDPYRVLIRTILSQRTRDDNTDRASAQLFSEYHSINEIAEADPALLEPLIRPAGFYHVKAQRIVEVSRKLLDKFKGQVPDDMKNLLELPGVGRKTANCVLVYGFQKPAIPVDVHVHRISNRLGLVNTKHPEETEAELEKIVPKEYWIELNDLMVQFGQTICRPQFPKHEECPLQELCDYYQELKEQDE
- a CDS encoding GTP-binding protein; translation: MKQNKETKIVVLGTYNSGKTTTLEHICNNRAKVEYNGTTTALDYGNTMINGEKVHFFGTPGQERFRFMRRILSEGLDGAILVVDNSNGVTSTDLEILERLNGFQVPYVVFANKQDLKSGNLEIDSDAPVIPTIAQEGEGVMEGVETLLELVNSNK
- a CDS encoding sensor histidine kinase encodes the protein METRETVLISMVNRKNSEMVGELLGTDYQIVYDLSEIPDRENGLSLLIMDLPSWAAQKEEMKQRREKEKPLFLPYLLVTSSSDLLKVQGDVWESFDEVITVPITKIVLQSRVKVLLQTRRLSLQVNQLLKDKEMLMKEIHHRVKNNLMIISSLLNLQSRYIKDDATREIFKESQTRAQSMALIHERLYRSGDLKSIAFSEYIRSLTRDIFNTYNTSSGRIQLQMDVQNIMVDVNSAVPLGLIINELVTNSLKYAFPNDQEGIIRIQFHKEGDDYLLEVGDNGVGIPDDFDILKSDSLGMLLVNSLTSQIQGELELKREKGTTFIIRFREDLFQG
- a CDS encoding transcriptional regulator FilR1 domain-containing protein translates to MRYTSSSSVRVTILICLSEGLQNMSDLKKKTGISSSTLSHNLSELEKRKITTKKQEKYALTSLGEIITTNLIENIKTNAAITKFQKLWIKHDLSCIPPELIKNIGDLHNSILIESESGEIFKPHETYQKIISGAEYIKGVSPIFRFDYIDIYKKLVVEHGIDVELILTQDIVDQTMDGIDSENLEYLQNFMSQDKVKFWVIPDVKIAFTVTNKYLSLGLFHEDGGYDNTRDLISDDHGAVTWGNQLFEYYRDQAQKLEL